In Bombus pyrosoma isolate SC7728 linkage group LG18, ASM1482585v1, whole genome shotgun sequence, a single genomic region encodes these proteins:
- the LOC122577306 gene encoding uncharacterized protein LOC122577306 isoform X2, translated as MNKEARRNGSRERRTEMRDTLRGRERRRRHVRRSSGPGGGARAVEETEEAATAGVGGYVDGLDEGRGGCDAVGASVLEEVSCSPVADGEVCCGDSSTTTNYSHRRHHLHHIHRRYSHRHQQQQQLQRQRCHQRRDSVASNELVVDEEADDEATYQDQATAAPPHRDIRHELHHLQHHHHHLHHHHHHHHHPHHHHHHHLHHIHQRLRDDRPPCDRDENADRIVRTTGNRHADGTTATDNPATVTAMTRGCRIPPYLATLLILSYTLFGIADACSSRSTPKPRPPTPTPRPNITFHMYTCPPDYAEWYCLNGATCFTVKIVDSLLYNCLCANGYIGQRCEFKDLDGSYLPSRQRVMLETASIAGGATIAVFLVVIICIAAYIHCKRKQKELRSSNCVDTVDGPGRDPELRPFSNRSRSLMIFMTKNPNSSAAIEQTRMPGWNCPEAESMRMASISEGKRSNQ; from the exons GGAGGCGGCGGCACGTGCGCCGCAGCTCCGGGCCAGGTGGTGGAGCTCGTGCCGttgaagaaacagaagaggcAGCAACAGCGGGGGTGGGAGGCTACGTGGACGGTCTGGACGAAGGAAGGGGAGGATGCGATGCGGTAGGAGCGAGCGTGCTCGAGGAGGTTAGTTGCTCACCGGTGGCCGATGGCGAGGTCTGCTGCGGCGACAGCAGTACCACCACCAACTACAGCCACCGTCGTCATCACCTGCATCATATACATCGTCGCTATAGTCATCGTCatcagcaacaacaacaactaCAGCGTCAACGATGTCACCAACGAAGGGACAGCGTGGCTAGCAACGAGCTGGTCGTCGACGAGGAAGCCGACGATGAGGCTACGTATCAGGACCAGGCTACCGCTGCTCCTCCTCATCGGGACATCCGTCACGAACTCCACCACCTACaacatcatcatcatcatctgcatcatcaccatcaccaccatcaccaccctcaccatcaccatcatcatcatctgCATCATATCCATCAGCGACTGCGGGACGACAGACCGCCTTGCGATCGGGACGAAAACGCCGATCGCATCGTCCGGACCACCGGCAATCGCCACGCGGATGGTACCACCGCCACCGACAACCCTGCCACCGTCACTGCCATGACGAGAGGATGCAGGATCCCGCCCTACCTCGCTACTCTACTCATCCTCTCTTATACCCTCTTCGGTATAGCAG ACGCCTGTTCATCGCGGTCGACGCCGAAACCACGGCCACCGACGCCGACGCCTCGACCGAACATCACATTCCACATGTACACGTGTCCACCGGATTATGCGGAATGGTACTGCTTGAACGGTGCCACATGTTTCACTGTCAAAATCGTCGATTCCCTCCTTTACAATTGTCT ATGCGCCAACGGTTATATCGGGCAGAGATGCGAGTTTAAGGATTTAGATGGTTCCTATTTAC CTTCCCGGCAACGTGTAATGTTGGAGACAGCCAGCATCGCCGGTGGTGCCACGATAGCAGTATTCCTGGTCGTTATCATTTGCATAGCGGCTTACATCCACTGTAAGCGAAAGCAAAAGGAATTACGGTCGAG TAATTGCGTCGACACGGTAGATGGTCCTGGCCGAGATCCGGAGTTAAGGCCGTTTAGCAACCGCAGCCGCTCCCTCATGATCTTCATGACCAAGAATCCTAATAGCTCG GCGGCGATAGAGCAGACGAGAATGCCCGGATGGAACTGCCCGGAAGCGGAGTCAATGAGAATGGCGTCCATCAGCGAAGGCAAACGTTCCAATCAATGA
- the LOC122577306 gene encoding uncharacterized protein LOC122577306 isoform X1 translates to MPIAGGILVAGTAAHCWSSAAGMLRFLARLSGRRRHVRRSSGPGGGARAVEETEEAATAGVGGYVDGLDEGRGGCDAVGASVLEEVSCSPVADGEVCCGDSSTTTNYSHRRHHLHHIHRRYSHRHQQQQQLQRQRCHQRRDSVASNELVVDEEADDEATYQDQATAAPPHRDIRHELHHLQHHHHHLHHHHHHHHHPHHHHHHHLHHIHQRLRDDRPPCDRDENADRIVRTTGNRHADGTTATDNPATVTAMTRGCRIPPYLATLLILSYTLFGIADACSSRSTPKPRPPTPTPRPNITFHMYTCPPDYAEWYCLNGATCFTVKIVDSLLYNCLCANGYIGQRCEFKDLDGSYLPSRQRVMLETASIAGGATIAVFLVVIICIAAYIHCKRKQKELRSSNCVDTVDGPGRDPELRPFSNRSRSLMIFMTKNPNSSAAIEQTRMPGWNCPEAESMRMASISEGKRSNQ, encoded by the exons GGAGGCGGCGGCACGTGCGCCGCAGCTCCGGGCCAGGTGGTGGAGCTCGTGCCGttgaagaaacagaagaggcAGCAACAGCGGGGGTGGGAGGCTACGTGGACGGTCTGGACGAAGGAAGGGGAGGATGCGATGCGGTAGGAGCGAGCGTGCTCGAGGAGGTTAGTTGCTCACCGGTGGCCGATGGCGAGGTCTGCTGCGGCGACAGCAGTACCACCACCAACTACAGCCACCGTCGTCATCACCTGCATCATATACATCGTCGCTATAGTCATCGTCatcagcaacaacaacaactaCAGCGTCAACGATGTCACCAACGAAGGGACAGCGTGGCTAGCAACGAGCTGGTCGTCGACGAGGAAGCCGACGATGAGGCTACGTATCAGGACCAGGCTACCGCTGCTCCTCCTCATCGGGACATCCGTCACGAACTCCACCACCTACaacatcatcatcatcatctgcatcatcaccatcaccaccatcaccaccctcaccatcaccatcatcatcatctgCATCATATCCATCAGCGACTGCGGGACGACAGACCGCCTTGCGATCGGGACGAAAACGCCGATCGCATCGTCCGGACCACCGGCAATCGCCACGCGGATGGTACCACCGCCACCGACAACCCTGCCACCGTCACTGCCATGACGAGAGGATGCAGGATCCCGCCCTACCTCGCTACTCTACTCATCCTCTCTTATACCCTCTTCGGTATAGCAG ACGCCTGTTCATCGCGGTCGACGCCGAAACCACGGCCACCGACGCCGACGCCTCGACCGAACATCACATTCCACATGTACACGTGTCCACCGGATTATGCGGAATGGTACTGCTTGAACGGTGCCACATGTTTCACTGTCAAAATCGTCGATTCCCTCCTTTACAATTGTCT ATGCGCCAACGGTTATATCGGGCAGAGATGCGAGTTTAAGGATTTAGATGGTTCCTATTTAC CTTCCCGGCAACGTGTAATGTTGGAGACAGCCAGCATCGCCGGTGGTGCCACGATAGCAGTATTCCTGGTCGTTATCATTTGCATAGCGGCTTACATCCACTGTAAGCGAAAGCAAAAGGAATTACGGTCGAG TAATTGCGTCGACACGGTAGATGGTCCTGGCCGAGATCCGGAGTTAAGGCCGTTTAGCAACCGCAGCCGCTCCCTCATGATCTTCATGACCAAGAATCCTAATAGCTCG GCGGCGATAGAGCAGACGAGAATGCCCGGATGGAACTGCCCGGAAGCGGAGTCAATGAGAATGGCGTCCATCAGCGAAGGCAAACGTTCCAATCAATGA